From a single Alloactinosynnema sp. L-07 genomic region:
- a CDS encoding acetyl/propionyl/methylcrotonyl-CoA carboxylase subunit alpha: MPESAKALSKVLIANRGEIAVRVIRACRDAGLGSVAVYADPDRDAPFVRLADEAFALGGNTPGESYLSFDKVLDAAKRSGADAVHPGYGFLSENADFAQAVMDAGLTWIGPDPQAIRDLGDKVTARHIAMRAGAPLVPGTKEPVNGAEEIIAFAEEHGLPVAIKAAFGGGGRGLKVARTIEEIPELFDSAVREAVTAFGRGECFVERYLDKPRHVEAQVLADQHGNVIVVGTRDCSLQRRHQKLVEEAPAPFLTDTQRAQIHSSAKAICKEAGYSGAGTVEYLVGTDGTISFLEVNTRLQVEHPVSEETTGVDLVREQFRIAAGEKLRFTEDPAPRGHSIEFRINGEDAGRNFLPAPGTVTLFSAPDGPGVRVDAGVETGTVIGGQFDSLLAKIIVTGENREEAIARSRRALDEFVVEGMATVTPFHRAIVRDPAFLGDGAGFSVHTRWIETEFDNKIEPFTGGADVAEEDTPRQNVVVEVGGRRLEVSLPGTFSIGGGGGGAAAAKAKPRKRAGGKAGAAASGDAVTAPMQGTIVKIAVEDGQTVEQGDLIVVLEAMKMENPVTAHKSGTVTGLGIAQGETVTTGTVLCELKD, from the coding sequence GTGCCCGAGTCGGCAAAGGCGCTGAGCAAGGTTCTCATCGCCAACCGCGGCGAGATCGCGGTCCGTGTCATCCGTGCCTGCCGCGACGCCGGTCTGGGCAGTGTGGCCGTCTACGCCGATCCCGACCGTGACGCTCCGTTCGTCCGGCTCGCCGACGAGGCGTTCGCGCTCGGCGGCAACACCCCCGGCGAGAGCTACCTGTCCTTCGACAAGGTGCTCGACGCCGCCAAGCGCTCCGGTGCCGACGCCGTGCACCCAGGCTATGGCTTCCTGTCGGAGAACGCCGACTTCGCCCAGGCCGTCATGGACGCCGGGCTGACCTGGATCGGCCCGGACCCGCAGGCCATCCGCGATCTCGGCGACAAGGTGACCGCGCGGCACATCGCGATGCGCGCTGGCGCGCCGCTGGTGCCCGGCACCAAGGAGCCGGTCAACGGCGCCGAGGAGATCATCGCCTTCGCCGAGGAGCACGGGCTCCCGGTGGCGATCAAGGCCGCGTTCGGCGGCGGCGGCCGCGGCCTCAAGGTCGCCCGCACGATCGAGGAGATCCCCGAGCTGTTCGACTCCGCGGTGCGCGAGGCGGTCACCGCCTTCGGCCGCGGCGAGTGCTTCGTCGAGCGCTACCTGGACAAGCCGCGCCACGTCGAGGCCCAGGTGCTGGCCGACCAGCACGGCAACGTCATCGTCGTGGGCACCCGTGACTGCTCGCTGCAGCGCCGCCACCAGAAGCTGGTCGAGGAGGCCCCCGCGCCGTTCCTCACCGACACCCAGCGCGCCCAGATCCACTCGTCGGCCAAGGCCATCTGCAAGGAGGCCGGGTACTCCGGCGCGGGCACCGTCGAGTACCTCGTCGGCACCGACGGCACCATCTCGTTCCTCGAGGTCAACACCCGCCTGCAGGTCGAGCACCCGGTCTCGGAGGAGACCACCGGCGTCGACCTGGTCCGCGAGCAGTTCCGCATCGCGGCCGGCGAGAAGCTGCGCTTCACCGAGGACCCGGCCCCGCGCGGCCACTCGATCGAGTTCCGCATCAACGGTGAGGACGCGGGCCGCAACTTCCTGCCCGCCCCCGGCACCGTCACCCTGTTCTCCGCCCCGGACGGCCCCGGCGTGCGGGTCGACGCGGGCGTGGAGACCGGCACCGTCATCGGTGGCCAGTTCGACTCGCTGCTCGCCAAGATCATCGTCACCGGCGAGAACCGCGAGGAGGCCATCGCCCGCTCCCGCCGCGCGCTCGACGAGTTCGTCGTCGAGGGTATGGCGACGGTGACGCCGTTCCACCGCGCGATCGTGCGCGACCCGGCCTTCCTCGGCGACGGCGCGGGCTTCTCGGTGCACACCCGCTGGATCGAGACCGAGTTCGACAACAAGATCGAGCCCTTCACCGGCGGCGCCGACGTGGCCGAGGAGGACACCCCGCGGCAGAACGTCGTGGTCGAGGTCGGCGGCCGTCGCCTTGAGGTGTCGCTGCCCGGCACGTTCTCGATCGGCGGTGGTGGTGGCGGTGCCGCGGCGGCCAAGGCCAAGCCCCGCAAGCGCGCGGGCGGCAAGGCGGGCGCGGCGGCCTCCGGCGACGCGGTCACCGCGCCGATGCAGGGCACCATCGTCAAGATCGCGGTCGAGGACGGCCAGACGGTCGAGCAGGGCGACCTGATCGTCGTCCTGGAGGCGATGAAGATGGAGAACCCGGTCACCGCGCACAAGTCGGGTACCGTCACCGGCCTCGGTATCGCCCAGGGCGAGACCGTCACCACTGGAACAGTGCTCTGTGAGCTCAAGGACTGA